Genomic DNA from Prunus persica cultivar Lovell chromosome G1, Prunus_persica_NCBIv2, whole genome shotgun sequence:
AGTTTCATGTTTGTAAGTCCAGCGCTTCCGGTCATATCAACCGGTGCATTTCCTCGGGTCGTGACATCAAACCAATGAAGAAAACTAGCCAAAGTTAAAAGCGTTGTTTGAAGGCCAAGATTTATCCCAGGGCATGCTCTTCTACCACTACCAAACGGCATCAGCTCAAATTGCTGACCCCGAACATCAACATCCTTATGGGTGGTCAGAAATCTCTCTGGCTTGAACTCCATCGGGTCGGCCCAAACCCTTGGGTCAGTTTGGATCTTCCACAGGTTCACTAACAGCCACGTGCCTTTTGGAACATGGTACCCTCCTACAGTACAGTCCTCTGTGAATTCCCTTTGGAATGAGAGTGGTCCAGGTGGGCATAAACGCATTGCTTCTTTAACAGTGGCCTGCAGGTACACCAGATTATTTATATCTGACTCATTCAACTGTCTTCCTTTGCCAACATGCTGGTCAAGTTCTTCATAaactttcttcaaaatttggcGGTTGTTCAAAAGCAAAGAGAGTGTCCACGTCAGGGCCACCCTGGTTGTGTCACTCCCTCCAGAAATCATAGCCTGCataatcaaaattttggtgattaataaaataaatttatcctATGACCATTTGGTTTAGCAACATCCAGTCTCCACTCCATTGAATGAGGCGCTGAGTTTAAATATGACGGACAAAGATCGTCgtagtttaaaaataaaataaaacatatttatatatgtaccaAACATGTTGCTTTGATGATGGTATCAGCATCAAAGCCAGCAATATCTGCTCCATCGATGGCTGAAAGCATGACATCCATGAAATCTTGATCTTTTCCTTTAGTTCTTTTCTGCTTGTGCTCCTCCAACCATTCCGAAACAATACTATCCAGTTCTTCGGCAGTTCTCTTCATGGCCTTCTGCTGTCCACCCAAATCCAACCAACTAAGCCAAGGAACAGCATCTCCCAACACAAACAATCCCACCAAATGAAAGAACTCCCTCATGGCTTTTTGCCTCCGCCTTGCCTCCTTCTCCTTACTCAAACCCCCATTCATAAAACATCTCTTCCCAGCAACCATCCTAAAAACCACATTTAGAGTCAAACCTCCAAACCACTGCTTCATCTCCACCAAAAGCTCCCCAGACCCTTCTTTTCTCTTGCTCCATAGAGTGTACAGCTGCTTTAAGCTTATCTCTACTTCAGATGCTCGAACGTTTCTCAGTAGCTCGAGCCTGCAATTTGAGAGTAGCTCGAGGGATGTCAGTTTGCGCATTTCACGCCAGTATGGACCATAGGGGCTAAACCCGAACATGGCAAAGTTGTAGCTCAAGTACTTACACCCTAGCGTAGCGGGACGGGAGGAAATAACTTTATCGTTTGTGGTGAAGCAATCCTTGGCCGCCTCCCAAGTACTTATCACCAAAGCAGAGTGGAtgctgttgatgctcaaaatggcccggccaatatcgagtccaacttagtgatgaggtgtgatggatgatggatgaaggtgaggaccttcaccaagtgtgtgaggatttgggcaaacgataaacatataaaagacaagatatacgtggttcacccgaatgatgggctacgtccacggagaagggtgttctcattatgataatgtttgtttacatttgtacaagggaattagacccaaatataaagataacaagTGAGAAGCCCAGGCCAGAGATGGATCCAGAAGAGAGAGTCCCCAAGAGCCAGTCCCCTTCTAAGGAAAAAGTagtcttcttttataggtgaGGGGGAGTCTTCACTTCTTGTagttttccgatgtgggactcctcctgctttgcttagagttgtgatttgtggtgatgcttctttggctaaggtgatgacctctcaaagcatggcaCTCGAATGATCTAGCCTAGCTAGTTGCTCGGTCAGTTATGGTacaaacagtagtcccccaagttctcgAGTAAGAAGGTACTTCTTGGTTGGGGACTTGTAATTTTAAGTGCACTGGCCGAGCAACACCATAGTTCATCTTCCAAGCTGTATAGTGCACTACCCATAGTCCCCCAAGTCCTCGGGTAAGAAGGACATTTGGAAGGGAGAGAACttggcacgagggtgccgaaggtgaAGGGGTAGCCGAAGGGACAAAGTTGCATGTATCAGGGTAATGTGGTtgggcacgagggtgccgaaggcatatgaattgcATGTGTCAAGGCGATGGGCTTAGGCACGAGGGTGTTGAAGGTGACACTAAGCTTGCATGTTTGCAAGGCAATGTGTTtgggcacgagggtgccgaaggcacaaagcttgcatgttgcaaggcgATGTGGCCTAGGCACAAGGGTGCCAAAGGCATAagacttgcatgttgcaagatAATAGagctaggcacgggggtgccgaaggcaaaggggatgccgaaggcacaaagcttgcatgtcgcaaggcaatgtgcctaggcacgagggtgccgaaggcatcacaaagcttgcatgtttgCAAGGCAATGTAGTGAGGCACGGGGGTGCTGAAGGcaacacaaagcttgcatgtcgcaaggcgatGTGGCTAGGCACGTGGGTGTCGAAGGCGACACAAAGCTTACATGTTGCAAGgcgacacaaagcttgcatgttgcaaggcgacaaagcttgcatgttgcaaggcgatgtggctaggcacgtgggtgccgaaggcgacacaaagcttgcatgtcgcaaggcgatGTGGCTAGGCACGGGTGTGCTGAAGgcgacacaaagcttgcatgttgcaaggtgacaaagcttgcatgttgtAAGGCGATGTGGCTAGGCACGTGGGGGCCAAAGgcgacacaaagcttgcatgtcgcaaggcgatgtggctaggcacgggggtgccgaaagcgacacaaagcttgcatgttgcaaggtGATGTGGCCTCGGCAcaggggtgccgaaggcacaaGGGTGCTTGTGGATATTTGGGCTTTCGGCATGTCCTTGGAGCTGGGCCTTCAAGGCTTCGGCAAGGGCTTGTCCTTGGAGCTAGGCCTTCAAGGCTTCGGCAAGGGCTTGTCCTTGGAGCTAGGCCTTCAAGGCTTCGTCAAGGGCTGGGCTGTGCTGTAAATTTGGAAGGAGCCGGGGAGGCTTCGGAATAGAGCTACTGGAGCTGGGTTTTGGACTGGTTTGGAGCTGGGCTGTGAAAGGATCCTTCGGCAAGGATTTTGTTGAGCTGTGTGTTTGTGCCCCACAGCCCTTGCCGTTCAGCAGGGGTTATTTGAACAGTTTCaagggccttttttttttatagcatAATTTACTTCGGCAAGGGTGGAGGGGCGAGACCGGGACTTGTCGTGACCCTCCAATCAATTTTTGAAcgacccttgccgttcggcaagggcaAGGTCTTCTATCTTCGGCAAGGGAGGTCTTTGGATTTTGATGGTCTTGGCAAACTCAGTGCATCAGTCTTTGCTTCAGCACGTCCTTCCGTTCGGCAGGTGACCGTCATTAACCTTTGTCTCATACATGTAAGGTTGCATTGGGAGCGAACCGATCGGAAGGAAGAAGATTTTTGCCAAACGGTAAGGGGCATTGGGAGGAGCCTTTCGCGAGCCAGCGGGGTAGACTGAGAGCTGGGCCCTTGTTTCGTTCGGCAAGGAGCAAAAGTGGGAACCGGGTATTAGCCCGGTTTAGAGCTGGGCTCCGGAATGTTCGGCCCGATTCTTCTTGGCTTTAGGATTCTTTCCCAAtgcttgccgaacggcaaagACCATGgacaaaaaaaaggagcccCCAAAATCTTCAACAGCCCAGCCTGCCAAAGGccctgccaaaaaaaaaaaaagaaaaagaaaaagaaaaagaaaaaaaaggagctagacccttgccgaacggcgaGAGCCATGGAAGAATTGGAGTCTCCGAAATTTTCACAAGACCTGGCTCCTTCGAAGGTCTGGCTCCCCTACTGACCCAGCTCCCATCTTATCTGCAACATGCCCAAGTACCCA
This window encodes:
- the LOC18792945 gene encoding cytochrome P450 CYP82D47, whose amino-acid sequence is MELYLPCLNTAIAGILAILLFSYFIIKRSCSGAKAKGSKPPKVGGGWPLLGHLYLFGGSQLPHITLASLVDKYGPIFTVNIGIYSALVISTWEAAKDCFTTNDKVISSRPATLGCKYLSYNFAMFGFSPYGPYWREMRKLTSLELLSNCRLELLRNVRASEVEISLKQLYTLWSKRKEGSGELLVEMKQWFGGLTLNVVFRMVAGKRCFMNGGLSKEKEARRRQKAMREFFHLVGLFVLGDAVPWLSWLDLGGQQKAMKRTAEELDSIVSEWLEEHKQKRTKGKDQDFMDVMLSAIDGADIAGFDADTIIKATCLAMISGGSDTTRVALTWTLSLLLNNRQILKKVYEELDQHVGKGRQLNESDINNLVYLQATVKEAMRLCPPGPLSFQREFTEDCTVGGYHVPKGTWLLVNLWKIQTDPRVWADPMEFKPERFLTTHKDVDVRGQQFELMPFGSGRRACPGINLGLQTTLLTLASFLHWFDVTTRGNAPVDMTGSAGLTNMKLSPLDVLVKPRLSPNLYE